One region of Quercus lobata isolate SW786 chromosome 2, ValleyOak3.0 Primary Assembly, whole genome shotgun sequence genomic DNA includes:
- the LOC115976815 gene encoding probable serine/threonine-protein kinase PIX7 isoform X1: MALQPSEIKEEVALDVGKSKRKNKKDGGEVAESGCWSSTFKFFGSLLSSKSKVDSSLSGPTAHSVHLSFSKSVGSNFVNEKSRDHPVASVGSSTATSNTDGTFSISKFSSTSTSKLSISSTLKFSEELKVSSQLRKFTFNELKLATRNFRPDSILGEGGFGCVFKGWIEENGTGPAKPGTGLTVAVKTLNHDGHQGHKEWLAEIDLLGDLIHPNLVKLIGFSIEDDQRLLVYEFLPRGSLENHLFRRSLPLPWSIRMKIALGASKGLTFLHEEAQRPIIYRDFKTSNILLDTDYNAKLSDFGLAKDGPEGDKTHVSTRVMGTYGYAAPEYVLTGHLSSKSDVYSFGVVLLELLTGRRSMDKKRPNGEQSLVGWARPLLGDKKKLYQLIDPRLEGHFSIKGAEKAAQLAVRCLGRDPKARPKMSEVVEALKPLPNLKDMASSSSFFQTMQADRARSNSNAVHGNGLQAASRPRNGQPMRNLSIINGPHASPNPHSLQSPKPNGRES; encoded by the exons ATGGCTTTGCAGCCTAGTGAAATTAAAGAGGAGGTGGCTTTGGATGTGGGCAAGTCAAAgagaaagaataagaaagaTGGGGGAGAGGTAGCTGAGTCTGGGTGTTGGAGTAGCACTTTCAAGTTCTTTGGCAGCTTATTGtcttcaaaatcaaaagttgatAGCTCCTTGAGTGGCCCTACTGCTCATTCTG TGCATTTGTCCTTTTCCAAATCAGTGGGGAGCAATTTTGTGAATGAGAAAAGCAGAGACCATCCAGTTGCTTCAGTAGGGTCCTCTACAGCAACTAGCAATACAGATGGCACTTTTTCTATTTCCAAATTCAGTTCTACATCAACGTCGAAATTAAGTATTTCTtcaacattaaaatttagtgaGGAACTTAAGGTTTCTTCTCAACTTCGGAAGTTCACATTCAATGAGCTAAAGTTGGCCACAAGGAACTTCAGACCTGATAGTATTCTTGGTGAAGGTGGGTTTGGTTGCGTCTTCAAAGGTTGGATTGAGGAGAATGGCACTGGTCCTGCAAAACCTGGTACTGGACTTACGGTTGCAGTCAAGACTCTCAACCATGATGGGCATCAGGGTCATAAAGAATGGCTT GCTGAAATTGATTTGCTTGGTGACCTCATCCATCCTAATTTGGTTAAATTGATCGGTTTCTCCATTGAAGATGATCAAAGGTTGCTAGTTTATGAGTTTCTGCCTCGGGGAAGTTTGGAGAACCATCTTTTCAGAA GGTCCCTGCCTCTTCCTTGGTCTATCAGGATGAAAATTGCACTTGGTGCTTCAAAAGGCCTTACCTTTCTTCATGAAGAGGCTCAAAGACCAATCATATACCGTGATTTCAAAacttctaatattttattagatacG gaTTACAATGCCAAGCTCTCAGATTTTGGGCTTGCCAAAGATGGTCCCGAGGGAGACAAAACTCATGTATCAACACGAGTTATGGGAACATATGGCTATGCAGCTCCAGAATATGTCTTGACTG GACATCTGTCATCAAAGAGCGATGTGTACAGTTTTGGAGTTGTCCTACTTGAATTATTGACTGGCAGAAGATCCATGGACAAAAAAAGACCAAATGGGGAGCAAAGCCTTGTTGGATGGGCAAGACCGCTTCTTGGAGACAAGAAGAAGTTGTATCAGCTAATAGATCCTCGCCTTGAAGGTCACTTCTCGATTAAAGGTGCAGAGAAAGCTGCCCAGCTTGCTGTCCGGTGCCTTGGCCGAGACCCTAAAGCCAGACCTAAGATGAGTGAGGTTGTTGAAGCCCTAAAGCCTCTGCCAAACCTCAAGGATATGGCCAGCTCTTCATCTTTCTTCCAGACCATGCAAGCTGATCGTGCCAGGTCAAACTCAAATGCTGTACATGGAAATGGATTGCAGGCAGCATCTAGACCAAGGAATGGACAACCAATGAGGAACTTATCAATTATAAATGGTCCTCATGCTTCTCCAAACCCTCATTCTCTCCAGTCTCCAAAACCAAATGGAAGAGAATCATAG
- the LOC115976815 gene encoding probable serine/threonine-protein kinase PIX7 isoform X2 — translation MALQPSEIKEEVALDVGKSKRKNKKDGGEVAESGCWSSTFKFFGSLLSSKSKVDSSLSGPTAHSVGSNFVNEKSRDHPVASVGSSTATSNTDGTFSISKFSSTSTSKLSISSTLKFSEELKVSSQLRKFTFNELKLATRNFRPDSILGEGGFGCVFKGWIEENGTGPAKPGTGLTVAVKTLNHDGHQGHKEWLAEIDLLGDLIHPNLVKLIGFSIEDDQRLLVYEFLPRGSLENHLFRRSLPLPWSIRMKIALGASKGLTFLHEEAQRPIIYRDFKTSNILLDTDYNAKLSDFGLAKDGPEGDKTHVSTRVMGTYGYAAPEYVLTGHLSSKSDVYSFGVVLLELLTGRRSMDKKRPNGEQSLVGWARPLLGDKKKLYQLIDPRLEGHFSIKGAEKAAQLAVRCLGRDPKARPKMSEVVEALKPLPNLKDMASSSSFFQTMQADRARSNSNAVHGNGLQAASRPRNGQPMRNLSIINGPHASPNPHSLQSPKPNGRES, via the exons ATGGCTTTGCAGCCTAGTGAAATTAAAGAGGAGGTGGCTTTGGATGTGGGCAAGTCAAAgagaaagaataagaaagaTGGGGGAGAGGTAGCTGAGTCTGGGTGTTGGAGTAGCACTTTCAAGTTCTTTGGCAGCTTATTGtcttcaaaatcaaaagttgatAGCTCCTTGAGTGGCCCTACTGCTCATTCTG TGGGGAGCAATTTTGTGAATGAGAAAAGCAGAGACCATCCAGTTGCTTCAGTAGGGTCCTCTACAGCAACTAGCAATACAGATGGCACTTTTTCTATTTCCAAATTCAGTTCTACATCAACGTCGAAATTAAGTATTTCTtcaacattaaaatttagtgaGGAACTTAAGGTTTCTTCTCAACTTCGGAAGTTCACATTCAATGAGCTAAAGTTGGCCACAAGGAACTTCAGACCTGATAGTATTCTTGGTGAAGGTGGGTTTGGTTGCGTCTTCAAAGGTTGGATTGAGGAGAATGGCACTGGTCCTGCAAAACCTGGTACTGGACTTACGGTTGCAGTCAAGACTCTCAACCATGATGGGCATCAGGGTCATAAAGAATGGCTT GCTGAAATTGATTTGCTTGGTGACCTCATCCATCCTAATTTGGTTAAATTGATCGGTTTCTCCATTGAAGATGATCAAAGGTTGCTAGTTTATGAGTTTCTGCCTCGGGGAAGTTTGGAGAACCATCTTTTCAGAA GGTCCCTGCCTCTTCCTTGGTCTATCAGGATGAAAATTGCACTTGGTGCTTCAAAAGGCCTTACCTTTCTTCATGAAGAGGCTCAAAGACCAATCATATACCGTGATTTCAAAacttctaatattttattagatacG gaTTACAATGCCAAGCTCTCAGATTTTGGGCTTGCCAAAGATGGTCCCGAGGGAGACAAAACTCATGTATCAACACGAGTTATGGGAACATATGGCTATGCAGCTCCAGAATATGTCTTGACTG GACATCTGTCATCAAAGAGCGATGTGTACAGTTTTGGAGTTGTCCTACTTGAATTATTGACTGGCAGAAGATCCATGGACAAAAAAAGACCAAATGGGGAGCAAAGCCTTGTTGGATGGGCAAGACCGCTTCTTGGAGACAAGAAGAAGTTGTATCAGCTAATAGATCCTCGCCTTGAAGGTCACTTCTCGATTAAAGGTGCAGAGAAAGCTGCCCAGCTTGCTGTCCGGTGCCTTGGCCGAGACCCTAAAGCCAGACCTAAGATGAGTGAGGTTGTTGAAGCCCTAAAGCCTCTGCCAAACCTCAAGGATATGGCCAGCTCTTCATCTTTCTTCCAGACCATGCAAGCTGATCGTGCCAGGTCAAACTCAAATGCTGTACATGGAAATGGATTGCAGGCAGCATCTAGACCAAGGAATGGACAACCAATGAGGAACTTATCAATTATAAATGGTCCTCATGCTTCTCCAAACCCTCATTCTCTCCAGTCTCCAAAACCAAATGGAAGAGAATCATAG